A single Vespula vulgaris chromosome 3, iyVesVulg1.1, whole genome shotgun sequence DNA region contains:
- the LOC127062756 gene encoding uncharacterized protein LOC127062756 gives MLKVLLILTILCGSVFTEEPTEDTKQRKRGILGGSDGWIGISNPYSYGHGQPWADNHNPWKSIKFANINLHHGGWNGFGSYGKGSFTLPSGTGHGPLVKTLPVYITKHVVLEKPVPVPEPVYIEKPYHIPVEKVIPVPIEKIIHKPVPVPVPVPQAVPIPVEHAVPVPVKHPVAVPVHQPYPVPVKQGIPIPVPVPVPVHSPYPPVLSGPFYGRGFPAGPFYPSLHGQAHFDHGFVGHGYGHGVGHGFGVGHGYGGHGYGGYGYGGHGHGGHGYGHGYGYGYGPYGYDHAHHYGHGFGHERKEKRSKN, from the exons ATGTTGAAGGTTTTG TTAATCCTGACAATTCTGTGTGGTTCCGTTTTCACGGAGGAACCTACGGAAGATACGAAGCAAAGGAAAAGAGGTATCTTGGGCGGTAGCGACGGATGGATTGGTATATCGAATCCATATTCTTACGGACACGGACAACCATGGGCAGATAATCATAATCCATGGAAAAGTATTAAATTCgcgaatattaatttacatcaCGGAGG ATGGAACGGTTTTGGAAGTTATGGAAAGGGAAGTTTCACTTTACCATCCGGAACGGGCCATGGACCATTAGTGAAGACACTTCCTGTGTATATAACGAAACATGTGGTCTTGGAAAAACCAGTTCCGGTTCCGGAACCAGTTTACATAGAGAAACCGTATCATATACCGGTAGAAAAGGTGATTCCGGTACCGATCGAGAAAATTATCCACAAGCCAGTACCTGTACCTGTACCAGTTCCACAG GCTGTTCCAATCCCGGTGGAACACGCTGTACCAGTACCGGTGAAACATCCCGTAGCAGTGCCAGTTCATCAGCCTTATCCAGTACCGGTGAAGCAAGGAATACCGATACCAGTACCAGTTCCGGTTCCGGTACACTCACCATATCCTCCGGTATTATCTGGTCCGTTCTACGGTAGAGGTTTTCCGGCCGGTCCCTTCTATCCATCGTTACACGGTCAAGCGCACTTTGATCATGGCTTTGTCGGGCATGGTTATGGTCATGGAGTTGGTCATGGCTTCGGTGTAGGCCATGGCTATGGTGGCCACGGTTACGGAGGTTATGGCTATGGTGGTCACGGCCATGGAGGTCACGGCTATGGCCATGGCTATGGCTATGGATACGGACCGTATGGATACGATCACGCTCATCATTACGGTCATGGTTTTGGTCacgaacgtaaagaaaaacgaagtaaAAATTAG
- the LOC127062711 gene encoding muscarinic acetylcholine receptor M4 isoform X2: MINFDKRSQAHEIESYCIKLKNATAIFIMNLSFSDLLFCCFNLPLATSTFWHGYWLHGALLCRLFPLLRYGLVAVSLFTVLSIAINRYVMIGHPRLYPKLYKSKYLIPMVLATWILGFGSLIVTWFGHWGRFGLDPAIGSCSILPDVHGRNPKEFLFVLAFLTPCVAIVVCYARIFYIVRKTASKSGRQDKVSTTIDIGDRNREQRSVTPRYQEEELSMLGSSCVAAGLCVSFPSRQTKEEQTSRIFSGQTFEESSLGNPPSSEEDSSRNEENDLQEVNSIVHEPSVQDKDRLAYKGIEDIPFADDRDADIGDTNIFLSTDPRKFKDFTEKPTLNAKKRLERMASRASFVVESTLWIQRITGSGTRLERSETFASSKSSNSDRRMKTKAKVFRRESKFKSLGRFRNMDSGPRMSRKDKKLLKMILVIFSSFLICYLPITITKLFKEADDWRGLNIAGYILIYLTTCVNPVVYVVMSSEYRSAYKNMLLCRNESVSSAKMKISHRIVRKHST, translated from the exons ATGATTAATTTTGACAAACGAAGTCAAGCTCATGAAATAGAATCTTATTGCATCAAG TTGAAGAACGCCACTGCGATATTCATAatgaatttatcattttcgGATCTGCTGTTTTGTTGTTTCAATCTACCACTCGCCACATCGACTTTCTGGCATGGATATTGGTTGCATGGAGCACTGCTGTGTCGTCTATTCCCACTGCTGAGATACGGCCTCGTCGCTGTCAGTCTTTTTACCGTTCTATCGATCGCGATTAATCGTTACGTCATGATCGGACATCCCAGGCTCTATCCAAA ACTTTACAAATCGAAATACTTGATACCAATGGTTTTGGCAACATGGATCCTCGGTTTCGGTTCTTTGATCGTCACGTGGTTCGGTCACTGGGGTCGTTTTGGCTTAGATCCTGCAATAGGTTCGTGTTCGATTCTTCCGGATGTGCATGGTCGAAATCCGAAGGAGTTCCTTTTCGTATTAGCATTCTTGACTCCCTGCGTTGCAATCGTAGTATGTTACGCGAGAATCTTTTACATCGTCCGTAAGACAGCATCGAAAAGTGGTAGACAAGATAAAGTTTCTACCACGATCGATATCGGCGACAGAAACCGCGAG CAACGATCGGTCACACCGAGATATCAGGAGGAAGAATTGTCCATGCTTGGTTCGAGTTGCGTCGCGGCCGGACTTTGCGTTTCATTTCCTTCTCGTCAAACGAAGGAAGAACAGACTTCGCGAATTTTTAGCGGACAGACTTTCGAGGAATCATCTCTGGGAAATCCACCCTCGTCCGAAGAGGACTCAtcgagaaatgaagaaaacgaTTTGCAAGAGGTGAATTCAATAGTTCACGAACCTTCTGTACAGGATAAGGACAGATTAGCGTATAAAGGCATCGAGGACATACCGTTCGCCGACGATCGCGACGCAGACATCGGCGATACGAACATATTTCTGAGCACTGATCCCAGAAAGTTCAAGGACTTTACTGAAAAACCAACTTTGAATGCTAAGAAAAGACTCGAAAGAATGGCAAGCCGTGCTTCTTTCGTGGTCGAGTCAACTCTTTGGATCCAAAGAATCACAGGATCCGGGACGCGATTGGAACGTTCCGAAACGTTCGCTAGTTCAAAATCGAGTAACTCCGATCGTCGTATGAAAACAAAAGCTAAGGTATTTCGACGAGAGTCGAAATTCAAGAGCCTTGGTAGGTTTCGAAATATGGACAGTGGGCCAAGGATGtcaaggaaagataaaaaacttttaaagATGATACTTGTTATCTTTTCATCGTTTCTAATCTGTTATTTACCGATTACCATCACAAAACTTTTTAAAGAGGCCGACGATTGGAGGGGCCTCAATATCGCTGggtatattcttatttatttgacAACGTGCGTCAATCCTGTCGTTTACGTTGTTATGAGCTCCGAATATAGAAgtgcatataaaaatatgttactCTGTAGGAACGAGTCTGTCTCTTCGGCAAAGATGAAAATTTCGCATAGGATTGTCAGAAAACATTCTACGTGA
- the LOC127062711 gene encoding muscarinic acetylcholine receptor M4 isoform X1, with translation MINFDKRSQAHEIESYCIKMLEYWMASNKSDLNGSNVTIEQVLEDPGSVVLFIGYPPWLLYFAAGCCILFMLIGIPGNLITVAALFRTKKLKNATAIFIMNLSFSDLLFCCFNLPLATSTFWHGYWLHGALLCRLFPLLRYGLVAVSLFTVLSIAINRYVMIGHPRLYPKLYKSKYLIPMVLATWILGFGSLIVTWFGHWGRFGLDPAIGSCSILPDVHGRNPKEFLFVLAFLTPCVAIVVCYARIFYIVRKTASKSGRQDKVSTTIDIGDRNREQRSVTPRYQEEELSMLGSSCVAAGLCVSFPSRQTKEEQTSRIFSGQTFEESSLGNPPSSEEDSSRNEENDLQEVNSIVHEPSVQDKDRLAYKGIEDIPFADDRDADIGDTNIFLSTDPRKFKDFTEKPTLNAKKRLERMASRASFVVESTLWIQRITGSGTRLERSETFASSKSSNSDRRMKTKAKVFRRESKFKSLGRFRNMDSGPRMSRKDKKLLKMILVIFSSFLICYLPITITKLFKEADDWRGLNIAGYILIYLTTCVNPVVYVVMSSEYRSAYKNMLLCRNESVSSAKMKISHRIVRKHST, from the exons ATGATTAATTTTGACAAACGAAGTCAAGCTCATGAAATAGAATCTTATTGCATCAAG ATGCTGGAATATTGGATGGCAAGCAACAAAAGTGACCTGAACGGGAGCAATGTAACGATCGAACAGGTCCTAGAAGATCCAGGATCAGTGGTTCTTTTCATTGGTTATCCACCGTGGCTTTTGTACTTTGCCGCTGGCTGTTGTATTCTCTTTATGCTCATTGGCATTCCAGGGAATCTTATCACCGTGGCTGCTCTCTTTCGTACCAAGAAG TTGAAGAACGCCACTGCGATATTCATAatgaatttatcattttcgGATCTGCTGTTTTGTTGTTTCAATCTACCACTCGCCACATCGACTTTCTGGCATGGATATTGGTTGCATGGAGCACTGCTGTGTCGTCTATTCCCACTGCTGAGATACGGCCTCGTCGCTGTCAGTCTTTTTACCGTTCTATCGATCGCGATTAATCGTTACGTCATGATCGGACATCCCAGGCTCTATCCAAA ACTTTACAAATCGAAATACTTGATACCAATGGTTTTGGCAACATGGATCCTCGGTTTCGGTTCTTTGATCGTCACGTGGTTCGGTCACTGGGGTCGTTTTGGCTTAGATCCTGCAATAGGTTCGTGTTCGATTCTTCCGGATGTGCATGGTCGAAATCCGAAGGAGTTCCTTTTCGTATTAGCATTCTTGACTCCCTGCGTTGCAATCGTAGTATGTTACGCGAGAATCTTTTACATCGTCCGTAAGACAGCATCGAAAAGTGGTAGACAAGATAAAGTTTCTACCACGATCGATATCGGCGACAGAAACCGCGAG CAACGATCGGTCACACCGAGATATCAGGAGGAAGAATTGTCCATGCTTGGTTCGAGTTGCGTCGCGGCCGGACTTTGCGTTTCATTTCCTTCTCGTCAAACGAAGGAAGAACAGACTTCGCGAATTTTTAGCGGACAGACTTTCGAGGAATCATCTCTGGGAAATCCACCCTCGTCCGAAGAGGACTCAtcgagaaatgaagaaaacgaTTTGCAAGAGGTGAATTCAATAGTTCACGAACCTTCTGTACAGGATAAGGACAGATTAGCGTATAAAGGCATCGAGGACATACCGTTCGCCGACGATCGCGACGCAGACATCGGCGATACGAACATATTTCTGAGCACTGATCCCAGAAAGTTCAAGGACTTTACTGAAAAACCAACTTTGAATGCTAAGAAAAGACTCGAAAGAATGGCAAGCCGTGCTTCTTTCGTGGTCGAGTCAACTCTTTGGATCCAAAGAATCACAGGATCCGGGACGCGATTGGAACGTTCCGAAACGTTCGCTAGTTCAAAATCGAGTAACTCCGATCGTCGTATGAAAACAAAAGCTAAGGTATTTCGACGAGAGTCGAAATTCAAGAGCCTTGGTAGGTTTCGAAATATGGACAGTGGGCCAAGGATGtcaaggaaagataaaaaacttttaaagATGATACTTGTTATCTTTTCATCGTTTCTAATCTGTTATTTACCGATTACCATCACAAAACTTTTTAAAGAGGCCGACGATTGGAGGGGCCTCAATATCGCTGggtatattcttatttatttgacAACGTGCGTCAATCCTGTCGTTTACGTTGTTATGAGCTCCGAATATAGAAgtgcatataaaaatatgttactCTGTAGGAACGAGTCTGTCTCTTCGGCAAAGATGAAAATTTCGCATAGGATTGTCAGAAAACATTCTACGTGA
- the LOC127062715 gene encoding sensory neuron membrane protein 1 isoform X1, with product MELIKKLGIGGGVLFFLGITFGWMGFPALLKSQIKSAIALKEGSEMREMWSKFPLPLDFKIYLFNVTNPKEIAEGGKPIVKEVGPFFYDEYKEKVNLVDREEDDSVEYSLKATWYFNPSKSNGLTGEEELVLPHLLILAMVVTTLREKPSAIGILNKAVDSIFKKPDSVFVKVKAREILFDGLPVDCSVKDFAGSAVCGILKSEGKDLMNDGDDHYRFAIFGAKNGTVLPERLRVLRGIKNFKDVGRVLEWDNKPALTMWTADHCNEFNGTDSTIFPPLMTKEDDIVSFSPDICRSLGARYSHETKVKGVNTYHYTADFGDMSTNPLEKCFCPTPETCLSKNLFDLTKCVGAPLIASLPHFYLADEKYIQEVEGLHPEQELHDISMDFEPMTATPLSAHKRLQFNIQLQPIEKFKLMKKFPEVLFPLFWVEEGILLDDEFVKKVKVVFTAISVVGFVKWLMVLGGMGLGGTAAGMHYKRKQTENKLDITKVTPQSDSRKDSSNEKKWQTMNISTIQAAAVPPNLDRY from the exons ATGGAGCTTATAAAAAAACTTGGTATCGGCGGTGGTGTACTCTTTTTTTTAGGTATTACCTTTGGTTGGATGGGGTTTCCTGCTCTTCTCAAATCACAAATCAAATCG GCTATAGCCCTAAAAGAGGGCTCCGAAATGAGAGAAATGTGGTCGAAGTTTCCATTGCCTCTCGATTTCAAGATCTATCTTTTCAATGTAACGAATCCAAAGGAAATTGCAGAAGGAGGAAAGCCTATCGTTAAGGAAGTAGGGCCATTTTTTTACGA tgaatataaagaaaaagttaatcttgtggatagagaagaagatgatTCGGTCGAGTACAGCCTAAAAGCGACTTGGTACTTCAATCCGTCGAAGAGTAACGGTCTGACGGGCGAGGAGGAACTTGTGCTTCCGcatcttttaattttagcAATGGTGGTGACCACTTTGAGAGAAAAACCATCCGCTATTGGAATTCTTA acaAAGCGGTGGATAGTATCTTCAAAAAACCCGATTCGGTATTTGTGAAGGTAAAAGCAAGAGAAATACTTTTCGATGGTTTACCCGTGGACTGTTCGGTGAAAGATTTCGCGGGTTCAGCTGTGTGTGGTATTTTGAAATCGGAAGGCAAAGATTTAATGAATGATGGGGATGATCATTATAGATTTGCAATATTTGGTgct aaaaatggaACAGTCTTGCCTGAAAGATTGCGTGTATTGCGcggtattaaaaattttaaagacgTTGGACGTGTATTAGAATGGGATAACAAACCAGCGTTGACCATGTGGACTGCAGATCATTGCAATGAATTCAATGGTACCGATTCTACCATTTTTCCACCTCTTATGACAAAGGAAGACGACATTGTATCGTTTTCTCCGGATATATGTCGTAGTTTGGGAGCTCGTTACTCGCATGAAACTAAAGTCAAAG GTGTCAATACTTATCATTACACCGCGGATTTTGGAGATATGAGCACGAATCCTCTCGAGAAATGCTTTTGTCCTACACCAGAGACGTGCCTATCGAAGAATTTGTTCGACTTGACAAAGTGCGTGGGAGCACCCTTGATCGCTTCTTTACCGCATTTTTACTTAgccgatgaaaaatatattcaggAAGTGGAGGGACTACATCCAGAACag GAGCTACACGACATTAGTATGGATTTTGAACCAATGACGGCTACACCCTTAAGTGCTCATAAAAGACTCCAATTTAATATACAACTGCAGCctattgaaaaattcaaattaatgaagaaatttcCTGAagttttgtttcctttgttttgGGTCGAAGAAGGTATTCTTCTCGATGATGAATTtgtgaaaaaagtaaaagttgtTTTTACAGCAATCTCTGTGGTGGG ATTCGTTAAATGGTTGATGGTTCTTGGAGGAATGGGTTTGGGTGGAACAGCGGCTGGTATGCATTACAAACGTaaacaaacagaaaacaaaCTAGACATAACTAAGGTAACGCCTCAAAGTGACAGCAGGAAGGATAGTAGTAACGAGAAAAAATGGCAAACGATGAATATTAGCACCATACAGGCAGCAGCTGTTCCACCGAATTtggatcgatattaa
- the LOC127062738 gene encoding zinc finger protein 512B-like isoform X2 produces the protein MTMRSTKTTCILLPVAMCRVAMFYKYLWGSQYRSNHSFSSTLVSVTSCWQLLREIMKFIRYTLEISLLLTVGMAITVEKRDSRNPAVTKKHDKRGLVGLGYGLQQDHPEHIYGHPEPAPIYEEPPPDALHPVPGHFEPAPSSPTASFLAHPAAALPVPVPAVPHPLPQPVPVPVPVPVTKTLTVPVPVPVDRTVAVPVAVPVPKPYPVHVEKIVHVDRPVPIPIEKTVHVPVDRPVAVPVPVPKPYPVAYEKVVHVDRPYPVHVAVPYQVPKPYPVPVAVHARYKWHGW, from the exons ATGACAATGAGATCCACGAAGACGACATGTATTCTTCTTCCTGTAGCGATGTGTCGCGTGGCGATGTTCTATAAATACTTATGGGGGTCACAATACCGAAGCAATCACAGTTTTTCTTCGACGTTGGTGTCAGTAACAAGCTGTTGGCAGTTACTGCGGGAAATCATGAAGTTCATACGCTATACATTG GAAATATCATTGCTTTTAACTGTGGGAATGGCTATTACCGTTGAAAAGCGAGATAGTAGGAATCCAGCAGTTACGAAGAAGCATGACAAAAGAGGACTCGTTGGTCTAGGATATGGCCTTCAACAGGATCATCCGGAACATATTTATGGTCATCCAGAACCAGCGCCCATTTACGAAGAACCACCTCCAGATGCTTTACATCCTGTACCTGGACATTTTGAACCAGCACCGTCATCGCCAACGGCATCATTTTTGGCACATCCAGCTG CCGCTTTGCCTGTTCCAGTTCCAGCTGTGCCACATCCGCTTCCACAGCCCGTACCTGTGCCTGTTCCGGTTCCTGTAACGAAGACCTTAACAGTACCAGTACCAGTTCCTGTGGATCGTACTGTCGCAGTACCAGTGGCCGTTCCAGTCCCAAAACCATATCCGGTCCACGTTGAAAAAATCGTGCACGTAGATCGACCAGTACCAATTCCTATCGAAAAGACAGTTCACGTTCCAGTCGATAGACCAGTCGCGGTACCAGTTCCAGTCCCAAAACCTTATCCAGTGGCTTATGAAAAGGTGGTTCATGTAGATCGTCCTTATCCGGTTCATGTGGCAGTGCCGTATCAAGTCCCCAAACCATATCCTGTACCTGTGGCAGTGCATGCACGTTACAAGTGGCATGGCTGGTAA
- the LOC127062738 gene encoding MAGE-like protein 2 isoform X3, giving the protein MTMRSTKTTCILLPVAMCRVAMFYKYLWGSQYRSNHSFSSTLVSVTSCWQLLREIMKFIRYTLEISLLLTVGMAITVEKRDSRNPAVTKKHDKRGLVGLGYGLQQDHPEHIYGHPEPAPIYEEPPPDALHPVPGHFEPAPSSPTASFLAHPAVPAVPHPLPQPVPVPVPVPVTKTLTVPVPVPVDRTVAVPVAVPVPKPYPVHVEKIVHVDRPVPIPIEKTVHVPVDRPVAVPVPVPKPYPVAYEKVVHVDRPYPVHVAVPYQVPKPYPVPVAVHARYKWHGW; this is encoded by the exons ATGACAATGAGATCCACGAAGACGACATGTATTCTTCTTCCTGTAGCGATGTGTCGCGTGGCGATGTTCTATAAATACTTATGGGGGTCACAATACCGAAGCAATCACAGTTTTTCTTCGACGTTGGTGTCAGTAACAAGCTGTTGGCAGTTACTGCGGGAAATCATGAAGTTCATACGCTATACATTG GAAATATCATTGCTTTTAACTGTGGGAATGGCTATTACCGTTGAAAAGCGAGATAGTAGGAATCCAGCAGTTACGAAGAAGCATGACAAAAGAGGACTCGTTGGTCTAGGATATGGCCTTCAACAGGATCATCCGGAACATATTTATGGTCATCCAGAACCAGCGCCCATTTACGAAGAACCACCTCCAGATGCTTTACATCCTGTACCTGGACATTTTGAACCAGCACCGTCATCGCCAACGGCATCATTTTTGGCACATCCAGCTG TTCCAGCTGTGCCACATCCGCTTCCACAGCCCGTACCTGTGCCTGTTCCGGTTCCTGTAACGAAGACCTTAACAGTACCAGTACCAGTTCCTGTGGATCGTACTGTCGCAGTACCAGTGGCCGTTCCAGTCCCAAAACCATATCCGGTCCACGTTGAAAAAATCGTGCACGTAGATCGACCAGTACCAATTCCTATCGAAAAGACAGTTCACGTTCCAGTCGATAGACCAGTCGCGGTACCAGTTCCAGTCCCAAAACCTTATCCAGTGGCTTATGAAAAGGTGGTTCATGTAGATCGTCCTTATCCGGTTCATGTGGCAGTGCCGTATCAAGTCCCCAAACCATATCCTGTACCTGTGGCAGTGCATGCACGTTACAAGTGGCATGGCTGGTAA
- the LOC127062738 gene encoding zinc finger protein 512B-like isoform X1 translates to MTMRSTKTTCILLPVAMCRVAMFYKYLWGSQYRSNHSFSSTLVSVTSCWQLLREIMKFIRYTLEISLLLTVGMAITVEKRDSRNPAVTKKHDKRGLVGLGYGLQQDHPEHIYGHPEPAPIYEEPPPDALHPVPGHFEPAPSSPTASFLAHPAAAALPVPVPAVPHPLPQPVPVPVPVPVTKTLTVPVPVPVDRTVAVPVAVPVPKPYPVHVEKIVHVDRPVPIPIEKTVHVPVDRPVAVPVPVPKPYPVAYEKVVHVDRPYPVHVAVPYQVPKPYPVPVAVHARYKWHGW, encoded by the exons ATGACAATGAGATCCACGAAGACGACATGTATTCTTCTTCCTGTAGCGATGTGTCGCGTGGCGATGTTCTATAAATACTTATGGGGGTCACAATACCGAAGCAATCACAGTTTTTCTTCGACGTTGGTGTCAGTAACAAGCTGTTGGCAGTTACTGCGGGAAATCATGAAGTTCATACGCTATACATTG GAAATATCATTGCTTTTAACTGTGGGAATGGCTATTACCGTTGAAAAGCGAGATAGTAGGAATCCAGCAGTTACGAAGAAGCATGACAAAAGAGGACTCGTTGGTCTAGGATATGGCCTTCAACAGGATCATCCGGAACATATTTATGGTCATCCAGAACCAGCGCCCATTTACGAAGAACCACCTCCAGATGCTTTACATCCTGTACCTGGACATTTTGAACCAGCACCGTCATCGCCAACGGCATCATTTTTGGCACATCCAGCTG CAGCCGCTTTGCCTGTTCCAGTTCCAGCTGTGCCACATCCGCTTCCACAGCCCGTACCTGTGCCTGTTCCGGTTCCTGTAACGAAGACCTTAACAGTACCAGTACCAGTTCCTGTGGATCGTACTGTCGCAGTACCAGTGGCCGTTCCAGTCCCAAAACCATATCCGGTCCACGTTGAAAAAATCGTGCACGTAGATCGACCAGTACCAATTCCTATCGAAAAGACAGTTCACGTTCCAGTCGATAGACCAGTCGCGGTACCAGTTCCAGTCCCAAAACCTTATCCAGTGGCTTATGAAAAGGTGGTTCATGTAGATCGTCCTTATCCGGTTCATGTGGCAGTGCCGTATCAAGTCCCCAAACCATATCCTGTACCTGTGGCAGTGCATGCACGTTACAAGTGGCATGGCTGGTAA
- the LOC127062715 gene encoding sensory neuron membrane protein 1 isoform X2, translating to MREMWSKFPLPLDFKIYLFNVTNPKEIAEGGKPIVKEVGPFFYDEYKEKVNLVDREEDDSVEYSLKATWYFNPSKSNGLTGEEELVLPHLLILAMVVTTLREKPSAIGILNKAVDSIFKKPDSVFVKVKAREILFDGLPVDCSVKDFAGSAVCGILKSEGKDLMNDGDDHYRFAIFGAKNGTVLPERLRVLRGIKNFKDVGRVLEWDNKPALTMWTADHCNEFNGTDSTIFPPLMTKEDDIVSFSPDICRSLGARYSHETKVKGVNTYHYTADFGDMSTNPLEKCFCPTPETCLSKNLFDLTKCVGAPLIASLPHFYLADEKYIQEVEGLHPEQELHDISMDFEPMTATPLSAHKRLQFNIQLQPIEKFKLMKKFPEVLFPLFWVEEGILLDDEFVKKVKVVFTAISVVGFVKWLMVLGGMGLGGTAAGMHYKRKQTENKLDITKVTPQSDSRKDSSNEKKWQTMNISTIQAAAVPPNLDRY from the exons ATGAGAGAAATGTGGTCGAAGTTTCCATTGCCTCTCGATTTCAAGATCTATCTTTTCAATGTAACGAATCCAAAGGAAATTGCAGAAGGAGGAAAGCCTATCGTTAAGGAAGTAGGGCCATTTTTTTACGA tgaatataaagaaaaagttaatcttgtggatagagaagaagatgatTCGGTCGAGTACAGCCTAAAAGCGACTTGGTACTTCAATCCGTCGAAGAGTAACGGTCTGACGGGCGAGGAGGAACTTGTGCTTCCGcatcttttaattttagcAATGGTGGTGACCACTTTGAGAGAAAAACCATCCGCTATTGGAATTCTTA acaAAGCGGTGGATAGTATCTTCAAAAAACCCGATTCGGTATTTGTGAAGGTAAAAGCAAGAGAAATACTTTTCGATGGTTTACCCGTGGACTGTTCGGTGAAAGATTTCGCGGGTTCAGCTGTGTGTGGTATTTTGAAATCGGAAGGCAAAGATTTAATGAATGATGGGGATGATCATTATAGATTTGCAATATTTGGTgct aaaaatggaACAGTCTTGCCTGAAAGATTGCGTGTATTGCGcggtattaaaaattttaaagacgTTGGACGTGTATTAGAATGGGATAACAAACCAGCGTTGACCATGTGGACTGCAGATCATTGCAATGAATTCAATGGTACCGATTCTACCATTTTTCCACCTCTTATGACAAAGGAAGACGACATTGTATCGTTTTCTCCGGATATATGTCGTAGTTTGGGAGCTCGTTACTCGCATGAAACTAAAGTCAAAG GTGTCAATACTTATCATTACACCGCGGATTTTGGAGATATGAGCACGAATCCTCTCGAGAAATGCTTTTGTCCTACACCAGAGACGTGCCTATCGAAGAATTTGTTCGACTTGACAAAGTGCGTGGGAGCACCCTTGATCGCTTCTTTACCGCATTTTTACTTAgccgatgaaaaatatattcaggAAGTGGAGGGACTACATCCAGAACag GAGCTACACGACATTAGTATGGATTTTGAACCAATGACGGCTACACCCTTAAGTGCTCATAAAAGACTCCAATTTAATATACAACTGCAGCctattgaaaaattcaaattaatgaagaaatttcCTGAagttttgtttcctttgttttgGGTCGAAGAAGGTATTCTTCTCGATGATGAATTtgtgaaaaaagtaaaagttgtTTTTACAGCAATCTCTGTGGTGGG ATTCGTTAAATGGTTGATGGTTCTTGGAGGAATGGGTTTGGGTGGAACAGCGGCTGGTATGCATTACAAACGTaaacaaacagaaaacaaaCTAGACATAACTAAGGTAACGCCTCAAAGTGACAGCAGGAAGGATAGTAGTAACGAGAAAAAATGGCAAACGATGAATATTAGCACCATACAGGCAGCAGCTGTTCCACCGAATTtggatcgatattaa